One Rosa chinensis cultivar Old Blush chromosome 3, RchiOBHm-V2, whole genome shotgun sequence DNA window includes the following coding sequences:
- the LOC112193303 gene encoding gibberellin 2-beta-dioxygenase 2: MVVPSPSPMRTKKTKAVGIPTIDLSTYNRSKLAELVVEACEEYGFFKVVNHGVPKEVIARIEEEGFDFFAKPAAEKQRAGPASPFGYGSKNIGRNGDMGELEYLLLQSNPLSISETSNAVSNDPTKFSCVVNDYIEAVKELACEVLDLVGEGLWVSDKSVFSGFIRDVQSDSILRLNHYPPLVDKDPSAKLAHPCANNNTRIGFGEHSDPQILTILRSNDVGGLQISLYDGLWVPVPPDSNEFFVMVGDVLQALTNGRFQSVRHRALANSVTKPRMSMVYFGAPSLNAWISPLPEMVSPQKPSLYKPFTWGQYKKAAYTTRLGDSRLDNFKITNNPSTCLDNLVDQ; encoded by the exons ATGGTTGTACCATCTCCTTCTCCGATGCGAACCAAGAAAACCAAAGCAGTAGGGATTCCCACCATCGATCTTTCGACCTACAACCGGTCGAAGCTAGCGGAACTGGTCGTCGAAGCCTGCGAAGAATATGGTTTCTTCAAGGTGGTGAACCATGGCGTTCCAAAAGAGGTCATTGCCAggatagaagaagaagggtttgaTTTTTTCGCCAAACCCGCGGCGGAGAAGCAACGAGCTGGCCCGGCTTCTCCTTTCGGTTATGGAAGCAAAAACATTGGCCGCAATGGCGACATGGGCGAGCTCGAGTACCTTCTTCTTCAATCCAATCCTCTCTCCATTTCTGAAACATCCAATGCCGTCTCCAATGACCCTACAAAATTCAG CTGCGTTGTAAACGACTACATAGAAGCAGTTAAAGAATTGGCATGTGAGGTTCTTGATCTGGTCGGAGAAGGTCTATGGGTTTCGGACAAGTCTGTATTCAGTGGCTTCATTAGAGACGTCCAGAGCGACTCGATTCTCCGGCTGAACCACTATCCACCACTGGTGGATAAGGACCCATCCGCAAAACTAGCTCATCCTTGTGCGAATAACAATACTAGGATTGGATTTGGAGAGCATTCCGACCCCCAGATTTTGACCATTTTGAGATCTAACGATGTCGGAGGCCTTCAGATTTCTCTTTATGATGGCTTGTGGGTTCCAGTCCCGCCGGACTCGAATGAGTTTTTTGTCATGGTCGGTGATGTCTTGCAG GCTTTGACGAATGGTCGGTTTCAGAGTGTGAGGCACAGGGCATTGGCTAACTCTGTAACGAAGCCAAGAATGTCTATGGTCTACTTTGGGGCACCATCCCTAAACGCATGGATCTCGCCCCTTCCTGAGATGGTGTCTCCCCAGAAGCCAAGTCTGTATAAACCATTCACATGGGGTCAATACAAGAAAGCTGCATACACTACACGTTTGGGAGATTCTCGTCTTGACAATTTCAAAATTACAAATAATCCATCTACATGCTTGGACAATCTTGTAGATCAATAG